The DNA window CGCAGGACTCCTGTACCTGCTGCTCTATGGACGCAACGGCTGGCTCGGACAGTGGCTCGACGGCCATGACGTGCAGCTGATGTTCGCCTGGCCCGGCATGCTGCTGGTGACGATATTCGTCACCTGCCCGTTCGTCGCTCGCGAACTGATCCCGCTGATGCAGGCGCAGGGCAGCCGCGAAGAGGAAGCGGCGGTAACCCTCGGTGCCAACGGCTGGACGCTGTTTCGCCGGGTCACCCTGCCCAACGTGCGTACCGCACTGATCTATGGCGTGATCCTCACCAACGCTAGGGCGATGGGAGAATTCGGCGCGGTGTCGGTAGTCTCCGGCGCGATTCGCGGCCAGACCCTGACCCTGCCGCTGATGGTCCAGCAGCTCTACCAGGACTACAACACCGTCGGTGCCTTCGTCGCCGCCCTGCTGCTCGCGGTGTTGGCGGTGCTGACGCTGGTAGTCAAGGCGCTGCTCGACACCTACGCCGCCCGCAAGCACGCACCATGACCGCGCCACTCTCGAACGCCCAGCGCTCGCCATTTACAGGTTCGTCTTCATGAGCATCAACATCGATCAAGTGTCGCGTCGCTTCGGCACCACCACTGCACTCCATCCCACCACGCTTTCGATCGACAACGGCGAGCTGGTCGGCCTGCTGGGGCCTTCGGGGTCGGGCAAGACCACCCTGATGCGGATCATCGCCGGACTCGAACAGCCAAGCGAAGGGCGGGTGCTGTTCGGTGAACGCGACGTCACCCGCCTCCACGTGCGCCATCGGCGGGTCGGCTTCGTATTCCAGCACTATGCGCTGTTCCGCCATATGAGCGTATTCGAGAACGTCGCCTTCGGACTCCGCGCTCGCCCACGCAACGAACGCCCGAGCAACGACGAGATCAAGCGCCGTGTCTTCGCGCTGCTCGAGCGCGTGCAGCTCGACAAGCTCGCCTCGCGCCTGCCGGCACAGCTCTCCGGCGGCCAGCAGCAGCGGGTATCGCTGGCTCGGGCACTCGCGGTGGAGCCCGAGGTGCTGCTGATGGACGAACCCTTCGGTGCGCTCGACGCCAAGGTTCGCGTCGAACTGCGCCGCTGGCTGCGCCACCTGCATGCGGAACTGGGCTTCACCTGCGTGTTCGTCACCCATGACCAGGAAGAGGCGCTGGAGCTCTCCGATCGCGTGGTGGTGATGAGCCAGGGGCGGATCGAACAGGTCGACGAGCCGACGCTGCTCTATCGTCGCCCGATCAACCGCTTCGTGTTCGAGTTCCTCGGCGAGACCAATGCGCTGAGCGGCGAGGTACGTAACGGCCATCTGGCCCTGGGGGAGAACGCCGGACTCGATCTGTCCGGCGTAGCGGACGGGCCGGTGGAACTGCTGCTGCGTCCCCATGAGGTCGCCCTGGCCACCTCGCCGAGCGCCGGCGCGCGGCTGCCAGTGACGGTCAGCGCGATCGCCCCAGTGGGCGCGGAGGTACGCCTCGAGCTCGAGGCGACGTGGAGCACGCAGCCCTGGCAGGCCACCCTCTCCCATGCCGAGTTCGAACGCGCAAGGATAGCGCGCGGCACGCAGTGCTACGCACTACCGCAGCAGCTGCGGCGCGTCGACGAGGCCAGCGGCGCGCTGGTCGACATGCCGCTGCCGAATCAAGGGGACGACAGGCCCTAGCTGCCTCGATTCCCTTTGCGCTCGAGCCGCCAGGCGAATTCCTCCGCCCCGGCGGCATCGACTCCCCGGCCGAGCGCGCGGAGCCTGAAGTTGGCGCCGAACAGCCGCTCGAGTTCCTCCTCGTCGACCAGGTAGGGCGGGCCCTCGCCCGCCCTACCTGGTCGATGCACGGTGATCAATAGCCCGACCGCTCCCGGCGCGCAGAGCTGCGCCAGGATCACCGCGTAGCGCATTCGCGTCGGCGCCGGCAGTGCGACCAGGGCGGCGCGGTCGTAGAAGGCCATGCGGCCACGATTGCCGAGCGGGAGGTGGAAGATATCCGCACGCCACAGGGTGATGCGACCGAGCCTCAGCCCGTCGATCCCTTCATGGCGCAAGCGCTCGGGTACCCGAGGGTCCTCCGCAGCGAAACCCGCCAGTGCGGCCGCGACCCGGTCGACACCTGTGACCGAATGGCCACGCCCCTCGAGCCAGCGCATGTCGACGGACTTGCCGCACAGCGGCACCAGCACGTCACTATCGCCAGGCGCGCCGAGGCTCGGCCAGTACCCGGCCAGCATCGGATGCACCGCGTCTCGATGAAAGCCGATCCGCCCATCGCTCCAGCGCGCCTGCCACTCGTCCCCAGCATCGTCCATGCTCAGAACCAGCGGTCACGCCGCTTCTTGCGACCACCGGTGAGCGCCGGGAGGATCAAACCGGCGAGCAGGCCGGCGCCGGCCACGCCGCCGCCGTAGACGAAGTAGCGCATCAGCACCTGCTGGCGCTCATCGCCGAGCTGCGCCTTGAGCTCACGGACCTCGGACTGCACGCTGGTGAGTTCGCGATCGAGCTGGCTGCGGCTGGCCTCGAGTTCGTCGATTCTCGCCCGACGCGCCTCCAGCGTCTCGGTCATGCCCTCGACCCTGGCTTCCCAGGTCTGGTTGATGCTGGCGAGCTGCTCGCTGAGCTCGTTCGCCCGCTGCTCGAGCTCGGGCACGCGCTCGGCCGGACCCGGCTGGTCCTGCAGTTCGTCGCTGCGGATCCATACGGTGTCACCGTTGGCGCCGCGCACCTGGCTGTAGTCGCCCTGGGTCGCGACCAGCTCGACCCGCTGGCCGGCGCGCAGCGCGCCCACGATGCGATAGCCATCGGTGGGGCCGCTGCGTACGAAGGTGGTGAGCTGATCGCTCACCCAGCGCTGGCTTTCATCAGCGGGCGCTTGCTGGGCGTGGGCCGGGGACAGGATAAGTCCCGCGCAGAGCGCAGGCGCCAGCAGCAGGCCACCAAGGCCGCGCATGGCGTGGAGAGGTCGGGTATCTCGGATCGTGGACATGGGAGACTATCGTGCTCGAATTCGGTGAATGTGAACGGAAAGGCCACTGGGTCGCATCGATACGTCCTGTCTATGATCGGCCGCCACCGGCGGCCGCGTATCCACAGAAGCTGTGGATAACATCCTGGACAAGCACTGGGCGGAAGCGTACGACCTGCCATCCCCCGGGGCCCGGTCACGTTTTGGTCAAAAAACGTTCATGCCTGCGTCCTCACTCCTGCCCGCGCGGCGGCCACTGGCTGGGCATCGGGAAGTTGGCGATCTTGCCGTCCGATTTGAAGCTCTTCGCCTCGCCCTCGCGTTCGACTTCGTCGATGCGCAGGATTGCGTTGATCGGCAGATAGCTGCGCTTGACCCCATCGAAGGTGCGGCGCAGCTTGTCGTTCCCTGGGTCGATCACGAGCTTCGAGGCGTCGGTGAAGACGAACTCCTCGACCTCGACGAACCCCCAGAGATCGCTCTGATAGATCTCCCGGGCGTAGAGCTCCCAGACTTCGCCTTGCTGATGAACGACGACGCGATAAATGGGCTTCGAGGCCATTGCTTCCTTCAAGATTTTTCGGGGCACGACGGGCCTCGAGATGGCCCTGGGCGCAGTGTGAGTCTGACCAGACCGGACTCGACCACGCCCGCGGGAAACAGGACGCATCGGCCGGAAGGATTCTAACGGAGCCCGGCGCCGGCGCAGTGAGGCTTAGCGCAACGGCTTGTAACAAGTTCGAAATCAAATGTGACGAGGGATGTTTCGACCAAGCAGGCTTCATCCGAGGATCGGGTGACGCTGGGCTCGAGCGGCGATTCTATCATGTTGCCCGAGCTGGTCGCAGGGGAGCGCCATACGTATAATGGCGCGCCCTGGGGCTGGTACACTTTCAGCCCAGCTTCCCGTTCAGTACCCATACAGACCCCTTATCACTGATGGCGCGCCGGCTATGCGGTAAGCAAGGCGTGCCCGACTCCGACGACCAGGCTTGCACGACATGGCGAAGAAGCTCTTCATCAAGACCCACGGCTGCCAGATGAACGAGTACGACTCGGCGCGGATGGCGGACCTGCTCGGTGAATCCCACCGCCTCGAGATCACCCACGACGAGCACGAGGCGGACGTGATCCTGCTCAACACCTGCTCGATCCGCGAGAAGGCGCAGGAGAAGGTGTTCCACCAGCTCGGCCGCTGGAAGCGCCTCAAGGCCGCCAAGCCCGACCTGGTGATCGGCGTCGGCGGCTGCGTGGCGAGCCAGGAAGGCGACAACATCCGTCGCCGCGCGCCCCACGTCGACCTGGTGTTCGGCCCACAGACTCTGCACCGGGTACCCGAGATGATCGACAGCCGCCAGAGCGGGCAGATCTCGGTGGTCGACGTCACCTTCCCCGAGATCGAGAAGTTCGATCGACTGCCGGCACCGAAGAGCGACGGCGCCAGCGCCTTCGTCTCGGTGATGGAGGGCTGCTCGAAGTACTGCTCGTTCTGCGTGGTACCCTACACCCGGGGAGAGGAGATCTCCCGTCCGTTCGAGAGCGTGATCGACGAAGTCGCCCACCTCGCCGAGCAGGGCGTACGCGAGATCAACCTGCTAGGCCAGAACGTCAACGCCTATCGCGGCCTCGACCAGCTCGACGAAGAGGTCGACCTCGCCGAGCTGATCGCCACGATCGCCGGGATCGAGGGCATCGACCGGATTCGCTTCACCACCTCTCATCCGGTCGAGTTCAGCGACAGCCTGATCCAGGCCTATGCCGAGGTGCCCGAGCTGGTCAGCCACCTGCACCTGCCGGTGCAATCGGGGTCGGATCGGATCCTCACCCTGATGAAGCGTGGCCATGGGCGCGAGGAGTACATCGCCAAGCTCGAGCGGATCCGCGCCCTGCGTCCGGAGATCAGCTTCTCTTCCGACTTCATCGTCGGCTTTCCCGGAGAGACCGAGGAGGACTTCGAGCAGACCATGGACCTGATCGAGCGAATCGGCTTCGACCACTCGTTCAGCTTCGTCTACTCCAAGCGCCCGGGCACCCCCGCCTCCGCGCTGCCCGACGACACGCCGGAAGCGGTCAAGAAGCAGCGTCTGGCACGGCTCCAGGCGAGGATCAACCAGCAGGCGATGCAGATCTCCCGGCGCATGGTCGGCAACCTCGAACGGGTGCTGGTGACGGGCTTCTCGCCGCGCGATCCGGGAGAGCTATCGGCGCGCACCGAGAACAACCGGGTGGTCAACTTCAAGGCGGCCAATCCGATCGAGCTGATCGGCCATTTCGTCGATGTCGAGATCACCGAGGCCTACGCCAACTCGCTGCGCGGAGAGCTCGCCTCACCGCAGCGCTTCTGACCCGCCGCACCCGACGACCGTTGAATGTTCGCTCCTCTGCCCGGCGGTCCGAACGGCGCTTGTATTTCGCCGCTCGGACCACCACATTCAAGTCGTCGGCTGCGCTTGCGCAATGCGACTAAAAGCGTGCGTTTGCAAAGCCGGCCCGCCGCAGTAATCTGACACCCTACTTCCTCGTTCAGGACGACGCCCCTTGAGCCAAAACGCCGCAACGAGTCATCGCATCCTGCAACTCTCCCTGGAACCCAACGATCCGCTGCGCCTCGCCACCCTGTGCGGCCAGCAGGACGAGAACCTGAAGCTGGTGGAAGATCGTCTCGACGTCACCATCCGCAATCGTGGCAACACCTTCCAGCTCGCCGGGCCCCAGCCGCAGGTCAGGGCGGCGGCGAACGTGCTCGAACAGCTCTATCGCGAGACCGACGGCAGCGAGCTGCCGCCCGACACCGTGCATCTGTTCCTCCAGGAGTCGGGTATGAAATCGAGCGGTGACGAAACGCAGGAGCTGGCCAGCAGCGAGGTGATCATCCGCACGTCGAAGATGATGATCAAACCCCGCGGCCACAACCAGCAGAACTACGTCAACGCGGTGCGTAGCCACGACATCAACTTCGGCGTCGGCCCGGCCGGTACCGGCAAGACCTATCTGGCAGTGGCCGCGGCGGTCGAGGCGCTCAACCAGCAGCGGGTCCAGCGCATCCTGCTGGTGCGCCCCGCGGTCGAGGCCGGCGAGAAGCTCGGCTTCCTGCCCGGCGATCTGGCACAGAAGATCGATCCCTACCTGCGTCCGCTCTATGACGCGCTCTACGAGATGATCGGCTTCGAGCAGGTCGGCAAGCTGATCGAGCGCCAGGTGATCGAGATCGCCCCGCTCGCCTACATGCGCGGACGCACCCTGAACAACGCCTTCATCATCCTCGACGAGAGCCAGAACACCACCCGCGAGCAGATGAAGATGTTCCTCACCCGCATCGGCTTCGGCTCGACCGCGGTGATCACCGGCGACATCACCCAGATCGACCTGCCGCGCGGCATAAGCTCCGGGCTCACCCATGTGCTCGGCGTGCTCGACGGCGTCCCGGGCATCAGTTTCACTCGCTTCCTGTCCAAGGATGTAGTGCGCCATCCGCTGGTACAGCGCATCATCGAGGCCTATGACAGCTTCGAACAGCAGAGCGAGCAGCCATCTTGAACGCCGACGCCGAGTTACGGTCGGGCCAGGTCGACCTGCAATTGGCGGTGGCTTTCGAGCCGCTGCCCGATGAGGACGATCTGGCCCGCTGGGTGGGCCTGGTACTGATGGCGCATCCCACCGAAGCCCGCGACGAGCTCACCGTGCGCTTCGTCGAGGAGGCCGAGAGCCGCGAGCTCAACCGCGACTATCGCGGCAAGGATGCCTCGACCAACGTGCTCTCCTTCCCTTTCGAAGCGCCCCCGGGCATCGACCTGCCGCTGCTCGGCGACCTGGTGATAAGCCCCCATGTGGTCGAGCGCGAGGCGCTCGAACAGGGCAAACCGCTGGCGCACCACTTCGCCCACATGGTGATCCACGGCACCCTGCACCTGCTGGGCTACGACCATATCGAGGACGATGAGGCCGAAAGGATGGAGGCGCTGGAGCGTGCGCTGCTCGCGCGCCTGTCGATCCCCGACCCTTATCGCGACGACGCATGACCGACGAACGATTTCCACGCCCGCGGCGATCATCCCGATGCCGGCGGGCCTTCCACCCCGCGCTCCACCATGCGCACTCCCTCACGAGGACAAGAGACCACCGCCATGAGCGATGACCGATCGGCTGAGCAGAACGGCAAGAATTGGCTCGAAAGACTGCTCGGTGCTTTTTCAAGCGACAGCGAAGAACCGACCAGCCGCGCCGAACTTCTCCAGTTTCTCCGCCAGACCGCGCCACGCTTCGATCTCGACTCCGACGGGCTGTCGATCATCGAAGGAGCGTTCGAGATCAGCGACCAGCAGGTTCGCGAAGTCATGATCCAGCGCTCCCAGATCGAGGTGATCCGCATCAACCAGGCGCCGAGCGAGTACCTGCCGATGATCCACGAATCAGGCCACTCTCGGTATCCGGTGATCGGTGACGGCCTCGATGATGTACTCGGCATCCTGCTGGTCAAGGACCTGCTCCCGCTGATCATGCGCCCCGAAAGCGAACGCGACGCTTTCGATCTCTCCAGCGTACTGCGCCCGGCGACCTTCATTCCCGAGTCCAAGCGCCTCAACAGCCTGCTCAAGGAGTTCCGCGATACCCACAGCCACATGGCGGTGGTGGTCGACGAGTACGGCGGCACCGCGGGCATCGTCACCATCGAAGACATCCTCGAGCAGATCGTCGGCGACATCGAAGACGAGCACGACGTGGACGATGAGGATGAAATCCGCGAGCTCGGCGACGGCAGCTACGCGATCAAGGCGATCCTCAGCATCGAGGATTTCAACGAGCGTTTCGCCACCGAGTTCCCCGACGAGGAATTCGATACCATCGGCGGACTGGTGATGCAGCGCTTCGGCCATCTCCCCGAGCGAAACGAGAGCACCGACCTCGAAGGCTGGCGCTTTACCGTGACCAACGCCGACAATCGCCGGCTGCGCTGGCTGAAAGCCGAGCGCATCGCCGATCTCGACGAAGCGTGATCAGCGCCTGAACCAAAGCTCCAACCGGGCCGCGAGCACCGCGGCCCG is part of the Halotalea alkalilenta genome and encodes:
- a CDS encoding DUF1820 family protein codes for the protein MASKPIYRVVVHQQGEVWELYAREIYQSDLWGFVEVEEFVFTDASKLVIDPGNDKLRRTFDGVKRSYLPINAILRIDEVEREGEAKSFKSDGKIANFPMPSQWPPRGQE
- the miaB gene encoding tRNA (N6-isopentenyl adenosine(37)-C2)-methylthiotransferase MiaB, with the translated sequence MAKKLFIKTHGCQMNEYDSARMADLLGESHRLEITHDEHEADVILLNTCSIREKAQEKVFHQLGRWKRLKAAKPDLVIGVGGCVASQEGDNIRRRAPHVDLVFGPQTLHRVPEMIDSRQSGQISVVDVTFPEIEKFDRLPAPKSDGASAFVSVMEGCSKYCSFCVVPYTRGEEISRPFESVIDEVAHLAEQGVREINLLGQNVNAYRGLDQLDEEVDLAELIATIAGIEGIDRIRFTTSHPVEFSDSLIQAYAEVPELVSHLHLPVQSGSDRILTLMKRGHGREEYIAKLERIRALRPEISFSSDFIVGFPGETEEDFEQTMDLIERIGFDHSFSFVYSKRPGTPASALPDDTPEAVKKQRLARLQARINQQAMQISRRMVGNLERVLVTGFSPRDPGELSARTENNRVVNFKAANPIELIGHFVDVEITEAYANSLRGELASPQRF
- a CDS encoding sulfate/molybdate ABC transporter ATP-binding protein, whose translation is MSINIDQVSRRFGTTTALHPTTLSIDNGELVGLLGPSGSGKTTLMRIIAGLEQPSEGRVLFGERDVTRLHVRHRRVGFVFQHYALFRHMSVFENVAFGLRARPRNERPSNDEIKRRVFALLERVQLDKLASRLPAQLSGGQQQRVSLARALAVEPEVLLMDEPFGALDAKVRVELRRWLRHLHAELGFTCVFVTHDQEEALELSDRVVVMSQGRIEQVDEPTLLYRRPINRFVFEFLGETNALSGEVRNGHLALGENAGLDLSGVADGPVELLLRPHEVALATSPSAGARLPVTVSAIAPVGAEVRLELEATWSTQPWQATLSHAEFERARIARGTQCYALPQQLRRVDEASGALVDMPLPNQGDDRP
- the cysW gene encoding sulfate ABC transporter permease subunit CysW — protein: MRRIGDSTPVRVTLILLAVVLSALVLLVPLVAIVFEAFARGIGPFITNLTDYFTVQAIWLTLLIAVITVPVNLVFGIFLAWLVTRFSFPGRRLLQTLIDIPFAVSPVIAGLLYLLLYGRNGWLGQWLDGHDVQLMFAWPGMLLVTIFVTCPFVARELIPLMQAQGSREEEAAVTLGANGWTLFRRVTLPNVRTALIYGVILTNARAMGEFGAVSVVSGAIRGQTLTLPLMVQQLYQDYNTVGAFVAALLLAVLAVLTLVVKALLDTYAARKHAP
- a CDS encoding TIGR04211 family SH3 domain-containing protein yields the protein MSTIRDTRPLHAMRGLGGLLLAPALCAGLILSPAHAQQAPADESQRWVSDQLTTFVRSGPTDGYRIVGALRAGQRVELVATQGDYSQVRGANGDTVWIRSDELQDQPGPAERVPELEQRANELSEQLASINQTWEARVEGMTETLEARRARIDELEASRSQLDRELTSVQSEVRELKAQLGDERQQVLMRYFVYGGGVAGAGLLAGLILPALTGGRKKRRDRWF
- a CDS encoding HlyC/CorC family transporter translates to MSDDRSAEQNGKNWLERLLGAFSSDSEEPTSRAELLQFLRQTAPRFDLDSDGLSIIEGAFEISDQQVREVMIQRSQIEVIRINQAPSEYLPMIHESGHSRYPVIGDGLDDVLGILLVKDLLPLIMRPESERDAFDLSSVLRPATFIPESKRLNSLLKEFRDTHSHMAVVVDEYGGTAGIVTIEDILEQIVGDIEDEHDVDDEDEIRELGDGSYAIKAILSIEDFNERFATEFPDEEFDTIGGLVMQRFGHLPERNESTDLEGWRFTVTNADNRRLRWLKAERIADLDEA
- the ybeY gene encoding rRNA maturation RNase YbeY, whose product is MNADAELRSGQVDLQLAVAFEPLPDEDDLARWVGLVLMAHPTEARDELTVRFVEEAESRELNRDYRGKDASTNVLSFPFEAPPGIDLPLLGDLVISPHVVEREALEQGKPLAHHFAHMVIHGTLHLLGYDHIEDDEAERMEALERALLARLSIPDPYRDDA
- a CDS encoding PhoH family protein encodes the protein MSQNAATSHRILQLSLEPNDPLRLATLCGQQDENLKLVEDRLDVTIRNRGNTFQLAGPQPQVRAAANVLEQLYRETDGSELPPDTVHLFLQESGMKSSGDETQELASSEVIIRTSKMMIKPRGHNQQNYVNAVRSHDINFGVGPAGTGKTYLAVAAAVEALNQQRVQRILLVRPAVEAGEKLGFLPGDLAQKIDPYLRPLYDALYEMIGFEQVGKLIERQVIEIAPLAYMRGRTLNNAFIILDESQNTTREQMKMFLTRIGFGSTAVITGDITQIDLPRGISSGLTHVLGVLDGVPGISFTRFLSKDVVRHPLVQRIIEAYDSFEQQSEQPS